A genomic segment from Candidatus Leptovillus gracilis encodes:
- a CDS encoding IS3 family transposase — MKKQMREYPEVFKEQAVSLLRSSGRSAADIERELGITPGLLSRWNRLKAKAAGEVIAPRSNRFLAEEPLAEQVKQLERENARLRQEKEILKKQWHRFGSAQHRLHAPKPVRYDFVERHRSEFEVSLMCDLLQISRSGYYDWRTRPISQREMANQHLLDKIKAAYEANRGCYGSPRIYHEIKDEIPCSVNRVARLMRQHGIRGKQSKRYKTTTQQNKNHPAAPNHLAQDFQRQPASGKVVRGYHLSTFGRRRLVVPGRGD; from the coding sequence ATGAAAAAACAAATGCGAGAATACCCAGAGGTATTCAAAGAACAAGCGGTCAGCCTACTGCGTAGCAGTGGTCGCTCCGCCGCAGATATTGAACGGGAACTGGGCATTACACCAGGGTTGCTGTCTCGCTGGAACCGCTTGAAAGCCAAAGCGGCCGGCGAGGTCATCGCACCTCGGTCGAATCGTTTCCTGGCCGAAGAGCCATTGGCCGAGCAGGTCAAGCAGCTTGAGCGGGAAAACGCCCGCTTACGGCAGGAAAAAGAAATCCTAAAAAAGCAGTGGCATCGCTTCGGCTCCGCTCAGCACAGGCTTCACGCACCCAAACCAGTGAGATATGATTTCGTGGAACGGCATCGTTCAGAATTCGAGGTAAGTCTTATGTGTGACCTGTTACAGATTTCCCGCAGCGGATATTATGACTGGCGGACGCGGCCCATCAGTCAGCGGGAGATGGCCAATCAACACCTGCTGGACAAAATCAAAGCGGCTTATGAAGCGAATCGTGGTTGTTACGGTAGCCCGCGCATTTACCACGAGATCAAAGATGAAATACCGTGCAGCGTGAACCGGGTGGCACGCTTGATGCGGCAACATGGTATCCGGGGCAAACAGTCTAAACGGTACAAAACGACAACCCAGCAAAATAAGAACCATCCTGCTGCCCCCAATCACCTGGCCCAGGATTTCCAGCGCCAGCCAGCCAGCGGAAAAGTGGTGCGGGGATATCACCTCAGCACGTTTGGACGGCGCCGGCTGGTTGTACCTGGCCGTGGTGATTGA
- a CDS encoding IS4 family transposase — MDSEAGKLWPTVECKAVAGYLDVHITPNQNRAARTATVSVRFTQVKLKPPWRPNQIKLPVVTLNAILVREDTPPDEVDEPIEWLLLTNTPVDTFADALQVVQWYCCRWQIEIYHKVIKSGCTVEDCRLKTADRLQNYIALMSVVAWRLLWLTYINRAEPNLPCTVILTTPEWESLYMRINKTTQLPQTVPTVRQAVRWIAQLGGFLGRKGDGEPGIVVIWRGWQRLQDIAATWYLVKEQTQLVGNR; from the coding sequence GTGGACAGCGAAGCGGGTAAACTCTGGCCGACTGTCGAATGTAAAGCTGTTGCCGGTTATCTGGACGTGCATATCACCCCCAACCAAAACCGAGCCGCTCGCACTGCCACGGTTTCCGTTCGATTTACTCAGGTAAAACTCAAACCACCCTGGCGGCCGAACCAGATAAAATTGCCGGTTGTCACCCTGAATGCCATTCTAGTGCGGGAAGATACACCCCCCGATGAGGTAGATGAGCCGATTGAATGGTTGCTGCTCACCAACACGCCAGTGGACACCTTTGCCGATGCCTTGCAAGTGGTGCAATGGTATTGTTGCCGCTGGCAAATCGAGATTTATCACAAAGTCATCAAGTCGGGCTGTACTGTGGAAGATTGCCGACTCAAAACGGCTGACCGACTACAGAACTACATTGCCCTCATGAGTGTCGTTGCCTGGCGCCTGTTATGGCTCACCTACATCAACCGTGCTGAACCAAACTTGCCCTGCACCGTCATTCTCACGACCCCCGAGTGGGAGAGCCTTTACATGCGTATCAACAAAACGACACAATTGCCTCAAACTGTACCCACCGTCCGTCAAGCTGTGCGCTGGATTGCGCAACTGGGTGGTTTTCTGGGCCGCAAGGGAGATGGTGAACCAGGTATCGTTGTTATCTGGCGCGGCTGGCAAAGATTGCAGGATATAGCCGCCACCTGGTATCTTGTTAAAGAACAAACCCAACTTGTGGGTAATAGATAG
- a CDS encoding transposase — translation MRDVLPPDHLARFIVAVVAQLDLGIMYRKYSERSAPPYAPEVMLGLLFCRYASRRIQFAKIERATHEVIPFRFITGDSTPTLETLGFRQQFSG, via the coding sequence TTGCGCGATGTCCTGCCACCTGACCATTTGGCTCGCTTCATTGTCGCTGTCGTCGCCCAACTTGATTTGGGGATCATGTATAGAAAGTATAGTGAGCGGAGTGCGCCACCATACGCCCCGGAAGTGATGTTGGGATTGCTGTTCTGCCGCTATGCCAGCCGGCGTATTCAGTTCGCTAAGATTGAACGCGCCACCCATGAGGTGATTCCCTTTCGTTTCATTACCGGTGACAGCACCCCGACCTTAGAGACGTTGGGCTTTCGCCAACAATTTTCTGGCTGA
- a CDS encoding DUF551 domain-containing protein, with protein sequence MKTDWIRVTENLPEAEIDVLIFVPEGEVNYRVAMWIDGNWMTPGMELIRANQVTHWRPLQPPEDHERPS encoded by the coding sequence ATGAAAACTGACTGGATTCGCGTAACCGAGAACTTACCAGAAGCTGAAATAGACGTCCTGATCTTTGTCCCGGAGGGCGAGGTAAACTATCGGGTGGCGATGTGGATTGACGGCAACTGGATGACGCCGGGCATGGAACTCATCCGCGCCAACCAGGTAACCCACTGGCGGCCATTGCAACCCCCAGAAGACCATGAGCGCCCTAGCTGA
- a CDS encoding DDE-type integrase/transposase/recombinase, translating into MIDLYSRRIVGWAMNARMTGQLVREAFQMAWRQCQPQAGLLFHSDRGSQYTSHEFQRLLQACQVKASMSGTGNCYDNAVAESFFSALKMELIYQTVYLNREEAMTDIFFYIEGFL; encoded by the coding sequence GTGATTGACCTCTATTCTCGCCGTATCGTGGGTTGGGCGATGAATGCCCGGATGACTGGGCAATTGGTCAGAGAGGCCTTTCAGATGGCCTGGCGGCAGTGTCAGCCCCAAGCAGGCCTTCTGTTTCACTCCGACCGCGGCAGCCAATACACCAGCCATGAGTTTCAACGATTACTTCAGGCTTGTCAGGTCAAGGCGAGCATGAGTGGCACTGGCAATTGCTATGACAACGCCGTGGCCGAAAGCTTCTTTAGTGCCCTGAAAATGGAGTTGATTTATCAAACGGTTTATCTCAACCGAGAGGAGGCGATGACAGATATATTCTTTTACATCGAAGGCTTTCTATAA
- a CDS encoding transposase, with product MCDHTNDKQAALPTLDTVPPVVGRPKKVNLDTGYFSENNIASLEARGIDPASPPVAAHTIRVGVPFSWTIPTRHPMMLPSKSKWLTNCRPPGKATYRLRKSTVEPVIGIVRKPWVCRFSLRGLVAAGGEWTLVCLAYNLKRLHTLQVG from the coding sequence TTGTGTGACCATACCAACGATAAACAGGCCGCCCTGCCAACTCTCGACACCGTACCACCAGTCGTGGGTCGGCCGAAAAAGGTCAATTTGGACACCGGCTATTTCAGCGAAAACAACATCGCCAGCTTGGAAGCGCGCGGCATTGACCCTGCATCGCCACCGGTCGCAGCCCACACCATCAGGGTTGGCGTCCCTTTTTCCTGGACAATCCCAACCCGCCACCCAATGATGCTTCCGTCAAAGAGCAAATGGCTTACAAACTGCAGACCACCCGGCAAAGCCACCTACCGTTTGCGCAAATCGACGGTTGAACCGGTTATCGGTATCGTAAGGAAACCTTGGGTTTGCCGGTTTTCTCTGCGAGGCCTGGTTGCTGCCGGTGGCGAATGGACATTGGTTTGTCTGGCTTACAACTTGAAACGATTGCATACCTTGCAGGTTGGTTGA
- a CDS encoding O-antigen ligase family protein → MILVPLWVNLWGQQPFELPKAALLRTLVWLLTGLFLVEYAVTGRSLRRAWHTNPLSGAVALLAWVLVVTTVTAVNWRLSLWGSYERGQGTITLLTYLLLFLLAAEQFTTLSRARQLIRTLVTASGLLILLSLGQALGWNPFGLVSDARSPIYAALGRANFVGAYLALMVPLTLALLLTTPQRRWRVLWSALFIGQIVVIGLTLARSAWLATAVSLSLFLLLCYGPRLARRWRRLAWGGVALLFISGPLTVFWLGQQQAGSTAARLSIWQGTVELIRQRPLLGYGADSLGLVFPRVYPPELVYFQGRDFFVDRAHNLLLDWAITAGLPGLLAFGLLLLLFVIVSVKALRRPLPPAQRALLAAILAAMLGNVANNLTSFDVTPTAMATWLLLGMGVALAAPPPAQSEVVVGQRPFRQWALGGLLVVGVGTAVWLLNGRPLLADIANRSSQRYAQMGDWEASVASAGQAAAYWPDEPAHHLRLSQAYWQQAAANPADAANWWVQAETSLLTARQLRPDDPVLWRQTAQFYESAAGQFGLDVHQLADMAYQQAAALSPNQAAIYMAWGQFHLERGDAETAAPLLRQAVILDGTYGEAYIYLGAAEMALGRLEEALADYREAVRLLPESGRAYAGLAHCYWQMGRTPEAETAVAAALQHDPHNAQAIALRQAIALRQGVYKSP, encoded by the coding sequence GTGATTTTGGTTCCGCTTTGGGTCAACTTATGGGGGCAACAGCCCTTTGAACTGCCCAAAGCAGCGCTGCTCAGAACGTTGGTCTGGCTGCTGACAGGTTTATTCCTTGTTGAATATGCCGTGACCGGGCGTTCGCTGCGGCGCGCCTGGCACACCAACCCCCTTTCAGGAGCAGTCGCACTGCTGGCATGGGTGCTAGTTGTCACGACGGTAACGGCCGTTAATTGGCGTCTCAGTTTGTGGGGCAGCTATGAGCGCGGCCAGGGAACCATCACCCTACTCACCTACCTCCTCTTGTTTTTGCTGGCTGCCGAACAGTTCACCACCCTATCCCGCGCCAGGCAGTTGATTAGAACACTAGTCACGGCCAGTGGGCTGCTCATCCTGCTCAGCCTGGGGCAGGCGCTGGGCTGGAATCCGTTCGGCCTGGTCAGCGACGCCCGCTCACCCATTTACGCTGCCTTAGGCCGTGCCAACTTTGTCGGCGCGTACCTGGCCCTGATGGTTCCGTTGACGCTGGCGCTGCTGCTCACCACACCCCAACGTCGCTGGCGCGTGCTCTGGTCGGCGCTGTTTATAGGCCAGATTGTGGTGATCGGGCTGACGTTGGCGCGCAGCGCCTGGCTGGCAACGGCCGTTTCCCTCTCCCTCTTCCTCCTGCTCTGCTATGGACCTCGGCTGGCGCGGCGCTGGCGGCGGCTGGCCTGGGGCGGCGTCGCCCTGCTTTTTATCAGCGGGCCGCTGACTGTGTTTTGGTTGGGCCAGCAGCAGGCTGGCTCCACAGCCGCCCGCCTGTCCATCTGGCAGGGCACCGTGGAATTGATTCGGCAACGGCCGTTACTCGGTTACGGCGCCGACTCCCTGGGATTGGTTTTCCCGCGCGTTTACCCGCCGGAACTCGTCTATTTTCAGGGGCGCGATTTCTTCGTCGATCGAGCGCACAATCTCTTGCTGGATTGGGCCATAACTGCCGGACTGCCCGGTTTGCTGGCCTTTGGCCTGCTGCTGCTCCTGTTTGTCATCGTCAGCGTGAAGGCGCTGCGCCGGCCACTGCCGCCAGCGCAGCGGGCGCTGCTGGCGGCGATTTTAGCGGCCATGCTGGGCAATGTCGCTAACAATCTGACAAGTTTCGATGTCACCCCCACGGCTATGGCAACCTGGCTGCTGCTGGGGATGGGTGTGGCTCTGGCCGCGCCGCCGCCTGCGCAGTCGGAAGTTGTGGTGGGGCAACGGCCGTTTCGTCAATGGGCGCTCGGCGGGCTGCTGGTGGTGGGGGTGGGAACGGCCGTCTGGCTGCTAAACGGCCGTCCTCTGCTGGCCGACATCGCCAACCGTTCCTCCCAGCGCTACGCGCAGATGGGCGACTGGGAAGCGTCTGTTGCCTCTGCGGGACAAGCCGCCGCCTATTGGCCGGACGAACCCGCCCATCACCTGCGTCTCAGCCAGGCTTACTGGCAGCAAGCCGCCGCCAATCCGGCTGACGCCGCAAACTGGTGGGTGCAGGCGGAAACCAGCCTGCTGACCGCGCGACAGTTGCGCCCGGACGATCCGGTCCTCTGGCGGCAAACGGCCCAATTCTACGAATCGGCCGCCGGGCAGTTTGGCCTGGATGTTCACCAGTTGGCGGATATGGCCTACCAGCAAGCCGCCGCCTTGTCGCCCAATCAGGCGGCCATCTACATGGCCTGGGGCCAGTTTCACCTGGAGCGAGGCGATGCGGAAACGGCCGCGCCGCTGCTGCGGCAAGCCGTCATCCTGGATGGCACTTATGGCGAAGCCTACATCTATCTGGGCGCGGCAGAGATGGCTTTGGGGCGGTTGGAAGAGGCGCTGGCCGATTACCGGGAGGCGGTGCGTTTATTGCCGGAGTCTGGCCGGGCTTATGCCGGACTGGCGCACTGTTATTGGCAAATGGGACGCACACCGGAAGCGGAAACGGCCGTTGCCGCCGCCCTACAACACGATCCCCACAATGCACAGGCCATCGCCCTGCGGCAGGCCATCGCCCTGCGGCAGGGTGTCTACAAATCCCCATAG